In Synechococcus sp. KORDI-100, a single window of DNA contains:
- a CDS encoding 16S rRNA (cytosine(967)-C(5))-methyltransferase, whose translation MALLPPKAITGLASRRLAWEVLLAVAAGAYADVALERALRDRPLQGQNRGLATELAYGAIRRRRWLDAWLDRLGKVPALKQPPKLRWLLHLGLYQLFWMERIPASAAVNTSVELAKSVGLARLAPVVNGLLRGALRAREAGEGLELPADPAASQALQHSLPDWLTALLIQWRGQSEAATVASACNQVPALDLRVNRLKASPEQVAEALAAVDIATQPIPGCPDGLEVLHHNGDLRRWPGYDEGHWSVQDRAAQRVAPLLLPAPGERILDACAAPGGKATHLAELIDDQGELWAVDRSAGRLQRVAANAARLGISSVQALAADAAELASTRPQWQGYFQAILIDAPCSGLGTLARHPDARWRITPEAIEALLPLQAQLLRSLLPLLAPGGRMVYATCTVHPAENAEQIAALLKTSSELTLACEQQSWPGDSEGGDGFYSAVLQKVS comes from the coding sequence ATGGCCCTCTTGCCCCCGAAAGCGATCACCGGTCTGGCATCGCGGCGATTGGCCTGGGAGGTGTTGCTGGCCGTTGCGGCAGGGGCCTACGCCGATGTGGCTCTTGAACGGGCCTTGCGGGACAGGCCACTTCAAGGGCAGAACCGGGGGTTGGCCACCGAGCTTGCCTACGGCGCCATCCGCCGCCGCCGCTGGCTGGATGCCTGGCTGGATCGGCTGGGCAAAGTTCCCGCGCTGAAACAGCCGCCCAAGCTGCGATGGCTGCTGCATCTGGGGTTGTACCAGTTGTTCTGGATGGAGCGGATTCCAGCGTCTGCTGCCGTGAACACCAGTGTGGAGCTGGCGAAATCCGTGGGGTTGGCGCGCCTGGCTCCTGTGGTGAACGGACTTCTGCGGGGTGCCTTGCGTGCCCGCGAAGCCGGCGAGGGTTTGGAGCTGCCGGCGGACCCAGCCGCTTCACAGGCTCTGCAGCATTCCCTGCCGGACTGGTTGACAGCCCTACTGATCCAGTGGCGAGGCCAGTCGGAGGCTGCCACGGTCGCCAGCGCCTGCAACCAGGTGCCGGCCCTGGATCTGCGGGTCAATCGACTCAAGGCCAGCCCGGAACAGGTGGCTGAAGCCCTGGCGGCTGTGGACATCGCCACACAACCGATTCCCGGCTGCCCGGATGGGCTCGAGGTGCTGCACCACAACGGCGATCTGCGTCGTTGGCCCGGGTATGACGAGGGCCATTGGTCAGTGCAGGATCGTGCAGCCCAACGAGTGGCCCCTCTTCTGTTGCCAGCCCCTGGAGAGCGCATCCTTGATGCCTGCGCAGCACCCGGAGGCAAGGCCACGCATCTGGCGGAGCTGATCGATGATCAAGGTGAACTCTGGGCGGTGGACCGCTCCGCCGGTCGTCTGCAACGGGTCGCTGCCAATGCTGCGCGTCTCGGCATCAGCAGTGTGCAGGCGCTGGCTGCCGATGCTGCTGAGCTCGCCTCCACCCGGCCGCAGTGGCAGGGCTACTTCCAGGCGATCCTGATCGATGCTCCCTGTTCAGGGTTGGGCACCCTCGCCCGTCATCCCGATGCCCGCTGGCGAATCACACCGGAGGCGATTGAGGCATTGCTGCCCCTCCAGGCTCAGCTGCTCCGCAGCCTGTTGCCGCTGCTCGCTCCCGGAGGGCGCATGGTTTACGCGACCTGCACGGTGCACCCAGCGGAAAACGCTGAGCAGATTGCAGCCTTGCTGAAAACATCTTCGGAACTCACGCTTGCCTGTGAACAACAGAGCTGGCCGGGCGACTCTGAGGGCGGCGACGGGTTTTACTCAGCTGTTCTGCAAAAGGTCAGCTGA
- a CDS encoding MGMT family protein encodes MAEKGFDRRVWSAVARIPAGQLATYGQIADLIGAWGCARQVGWALRRLKLPSDVPWHRVVNAQGRISMSLSREGSDWIQRELLLAEGIPVDAQGRLPLRRFLWRPDASSGD; translated from the coding sequence AGAAGGGTTTTGATCGACGTGTGTGGAGTGCGGTCGCCCGCATCCCAGCGGGACAGTTGGCCACCTACGGCCAGATCGCCGATCTGATCGGGGCCTGGGGGTGTGCCCGCCAGGTGGGCTGGGCTCTGCGCAGGCTCAAGTTGCCGTCGGATGTTCCCTGGCATCGGGTGGTGAATGCCCAGGGCCGTATCTCGATGAGCCTCAGCCGCGAAGGGAGCGACTGGATCCAGCGAGAACTCTTGTTGGCTGAAGGCATCCCCGTCGACGCCCAGGGTCGCCTGCCCTTGCGCCGGTTCCTCTGGCGGCCGGACGCTAGTTCTGGAGATTGA